AGCATGCCAGATTAGATAAATTGTTGGATAAAACTCACGAGATTCAGAACACTAGCGTTTAGGTTGTTAAATACTAAAGCCGGCATAATTCCAAGTAATAAGGCGAGCGCTAGGGTAGGAAATAAGATGATCTGTTCGCGTAAATTCACATCTGTTAGCGCATTGCTCCAAGATTCGCCGCCTTTTAAACGTATTTGTCCAAAAAACATGCGTTGCAAGGTCCAGAGTAGGTAGGCGGCACTTAATAGTATACCTATAGAACCTGCTATAGCCATCCAACGGGGCAGTCCTGTGCCAACACTCTCGGCATTGAACGAACCGATAATGACAAAGGCCTCTCCAATAAAAGCTGAAAAGCCTGGTAAACCCAAGGAAGCAAAAAATGCGACAGCAACATAGCCTGTATATTTGGGCATAATTTGAGCTAGGCCACGGAAACTATAGATATTTCTGTCATGTACTCGGTCATAGACCACGCCAACAAGGAAAAAGAGTGCCGCTGATAAGAATCCATGGGAAATCATCTGAAACATGGCGCCAGAAATACCTTCTGCAGTCAGCGATGCAATACCAAGCAGCACAAAACCCATATGAGAGACCGATGAATAAGCAATCATTCGTTTCAGGTCTTTTTGTGATAAGGCATTCAAGGCTCCATAAATAATGGATACAACACCGATCAATCCAAGCCACCAATTGGATAAGGCTGCCATATCGGGAAAGATACTATAACAGATACGGATGATACCGTAACCACCAATTTTCAGAAGGATACCAGCAAGAATAATAGATACTGGTGTCGGCGCTTCAACGTGCGCATCCGGTAGCCAAGTATGTAGGGGAGCAATGGGTACTTTAATGGCAAAGGCAAAGAAGAGCACAATGAAACCGATCAGTCGAGCCGAAACCCCCAAAATTTCCTGGTAACCCTCCCAGCCGAAAATAGAGCCCTCAAGATAATTCTGTGGATTCATCATATAGATCATGTTGAAGGTATGTGCTCCAGTCAAAGGGTTGATTACTGAAAAATACAATCCTACGATAATCAACAACATAAATACCGACCCGAATAGGGTATATAGAAAGAATTTTATGGCTGCGTATTCCCGTCTTGCACCACCCCAGATACCGATCAAGAAGTAGAGTGGCAGTAACATGACTTCATAAAACAAATAGAATAGGAAGAAATCCAGTGCGCAGAAAATTCCCATAATTGCCATATTGAGTACCATGAGCAAGGCAAAGTATCCCTTCGGACTTTTCTGTATATTCCAAGAAGCGCCTATAGCCATTAGCATAACGAAAGCACTCAGCAATAACAAGGGCATGGAGATCCCATCAATACCAATAAGATAATCGATCTCTAATTTACCTATTGATCCTAAATCTAATCGGATCCAAGAAAGCTGTTCAACAAATTGAAAGCCCGCCAGATCTTGGACTCCTGTTTTGCTTGCATCAAACTGTGCATAACATATTCCGGCCAGTACAAATTGTATTGCTGTGAATGCTAAAGCAATATATTTGTAACTCGATTTATAGCGTGTTGGTAAGGCGAGAATGAGCGCCGTAGCCAATAGCGGTAAAAATATCAATAAGGATAGAATAGGCATTTCCTAAAAAAATATAAGATAAATTAAACCAAGTAAAACTAATAAAAAGACGGAATACAATGCTGTCTGTATCTTTCCATTTTGGACCAAGCGAACTTGATTGCCTGTCCAATAGGCTACAGTAGCAACCGTATTAACAAAACCATCTACAATATATTTATCTATCCACACACTTAGCTGTGAGAGGGATAAGACGATAAACTGAATCAAAGAAACGAAAGCGTCAACGATGTGACGATCAAACCAATAACAGAACTGCGCTAATTTTAATATGCCATTCACAAAGACTGCTTGGTAAAATTCGTTGATATAACCCTGGTTGAAAGCGGCTTTTAATGCCTGGCTAGCGGGGTTTAACGGGTATTTATTTTGTACATACCATTTCCAGCCGATGATCCAGCCAATAACCGAACCAAGGAGCAGTATTGCAGGGATAATAAGGTGTGCACTATGGCTTGGTGCAAAAGCATATTCATCCAATAAAAGGCCGTCCATCAACCAGGAATCATGATAAGAAAACGGATTGAATGAGAATACCGGGAATAGACAGAATAGTCCCAAAACAAACATGGGGATCAACATGGTCTTTGGGGCTTCATGTAGTGGATGATCCAGTAGTTTGCCCTGAAGCTGTTTCAACAGTCTGAACTCCCCAAAAAAGGCTTTGAACAGCAAACGACCGATGTAGAAAGCTGTTAAAATACTCACCAGAATCAAACTTATGGGGATGATAAGGTATAAGTTACCTTTTGAAATAGCCCATTCAAAGGAAGAGATAACGATACTATCTTTGGATAGATAACCTGAAGTCAACGGAAATCCTGCAAGTGCTAGCGAAGCTATGCTCATCAGCACGAAGGTCTTTGGCATATATTGACGTAGCCCGCCCATATTCCGTAAATCCTGCGGGTCAAAGTCCAGGTGGCTATGTTCTTTAAGATGGGCCATTTCATGAATGACAGCTCCGGCAGAAAGAAACAACAGACACTTAAAGAAGGCATGAGTCGTTAGGTGAAATAGTGCAGCATCCCATGTTCCAATGCCAATGCCAACCATCATAAAACCAAGCTGGGATATGGTCGAAAAGGCAAGAATACGTTTGATGTCGTATTGGCCAAGCGCGAAGTATGCGGCCAAAGCAGCGGTTATTGTACCAATGATGGCAATAAATAATAAGGCAGATTCATTAAATAATGGAAATACAGTAGCCAGCAGGAATACACCAGCAGCAACCATTGTCGCGGCGTGAATCAGCGAGGATACGGATGTAGGGCCTTCCATGGCATCAGGAAGCCATACATGTAATGGAAATTGTGCGGATTTAGCCATAGCTGCCAAGAAGAAGGCTAAT
The DNA window shown above is from Sphingobacterium thalpophilum and carries:
- a CDS encoding NADH-quinone oxidoreductase subunit L; this encodes MDQFVHISPLLTALLTLVAPLAAFVYQAIVGKRDQSGLVSLTAIILSFIAGGLTWFSIWNNPAVSIQVNWFTIGETSFKVGILLNNLSTLMLFLVPTVALPVHIYSRAYMHGDTGIHRYWMYLSLFCFAMLGLVIMDSLLLMYVFWELVGFASYLLIGFWFTRETAVQANKKAFLVNRIGDLGFLIGLAILFTQFKTLNLIDLFGDNGLIYQSTIAQGLWISPVNSLPQIWLTIAGLAFFLAAMAKSAQFPLHVWLPDAMEGPTSVSSLIHAATMVAAGVFLLATVFPLFNESALLFIAIIGTITAALAAYFALGQYDIKRILAFSTISQLGFMMVGIGIGTWDAALFHLTTHAFFKCLLFLSAGAVIHEMAHLKEHSHLDFDPQDLRNMGGLRQYMPKTFVLMSIASLALAGFPLTSGYLSKDSIVISSFEWAISKGNLYLIIPISLILVSILTAFYIGRLLFKAFFGEFRLLKQLQGKLLDHPLHEAPKTMLIPMFVLGLFCLFPVFSFNPFSYHDSWLMDGLLLDEYAFAPSHSAHLIIPAILLLGSVIGWIIGWKWYVQNKYPLNPASQALKAAFNQGYINEFYQAVFVNGILKLAQFCYWFDRHIVDAFVSLIQFIVLSLSQLSVWIDKYIVDGFVNTVATVAYWTGNQVRLVQNGKIQTALYSVFLLVLLGLIYLIFF
- a CDS encoding NuoM family protein translates to MPILSLLIFLPLLATALILALPTRYKSSYKYIALAFTAIQFVLAGICYAQFDASKTGVQDLAGFQFVEQLSWIRLDLGSIGKLEIDYLIGIDGISMPLLLLSAFVMLMAIGASWNIQKSPKGYFALLMVLNMAIMGIFCALDFFLFYLFYEVMLLPLYFLIGIWGGARREYAAIKFFLYTLFGSVFMLLIIVGLYFSVINPLTGAHTFNMIYMMNPQNYLEGSIFGWEGYQEILGVSARLIGFIVLFFAFAIKVPIAPLHTWLPDAHVEAPTPVSIILAGILLKIGGYGIIRICYSIFPDMAALSNWWLGLIGVVSIIYGALNALSQKDLKRMIAYSSVSHMGFVLLGIASLTAEGISGAMFQMISHGFLSAALFFLVGVVYDRVHDRNIYSFRGLAQIMPKYTGYVAVAFFASLGLPGFSAFIGEAFVIIGSFNAESVGTGLPRWMAIAGSIGILLSAAYLLWTLQRMFFGQIRLKGGESWSNALTDVNLREQIILFPTLALALLLGIMPALVFNNLNASVLNLVSFIQQFI